CTGTCTACTTGACACAGCCACCTGGATGTCTAATTGACATCTCAAACTTGGCCTGTCCAAAACTGGACTCCTGATCATTCCCTCCAAACCTGCttcacctgcagccttccccatctCAAGAAAGGCAACTCCATTCTTCTAGCTGCAGACCGTAAGTCATGGTGTCATTCTTGACCCCCTTTTCTCTCATACCTCATATCCTATCCATCAGAAAATACCATTGGTTCTACCTTTTAAATCTATACAAACTCCCACCATTCTCAGCACCTCCACCGCTACCACTCTGGTCCAAGGCACCGTCCTCTCTCTTGTTGGTCTCCATGTTAGCACACCTTGCTCCCTTTGGCTTACTTCCAAAGCAGTAGTCAGAttgatccttttaaaataactCAGTTTATACCATTCTTCTGAAGGCTTCTGATCTCATTCTGATGAAAAGACAAAGAACTCCAGCCACATCTGATCTGTCTCCCCAGGACCTTTCTGAGTTCTTCTCCCACATTTCCTACCTGCTCCCTATTGTCTcaactccagccacactggcctccttgcttgTTTAAAAATACCAGGTACAccctcacctcagggcctttgcaatgctggtctctctgcctggaatgctcttcccccagatatAAACGGggctctctccctcacctccttcagacCTTCACTCAACTGTCGCCTCAATGAGGCCTTCCCCTCACTGACACCTCCCCCTGTCTCTAATTGTGACCCTGCCTCTGGGCTCTTCCTCTCCCCCATTCTGTGTTACTCTTCTCCATGGTACTTGTCATCATCTAATATActatgtgttttgctttttcattgtaATTGTCCCTCtccccccactagaatgtaagcatGAGAAGAGCAGGAATTTCTGCACGTGTAGTTTACTGCTATAGCCCTAGCAGTAACTGTACTGGAGACACAGGAAACAATCAGTCAATACTCATTGAATAAATGCATATCctggttttaaattcttttaaacaaataattagacAAACTCACTGTCTGGAACTTATAGCCTTTAGgcctttgttatttttaattcagtattaataaattaattaaactgCCTTTTAAGCAGTAAATTAATCTTTCTGCTCTTAGATGTATTTCATTTACCAATTTACAGATGTGACTACACATTTATAATGGATCAGCTTCTACGTATTGACCTTTGGAAAAGCCCACATTTGTTACAAGCAAACAGAGGAGAGACATGCAATTGCTGCTGAAACATTGGCAAGCTGattagtatttatttaatttgcaaCTTAATTCATCAAATGTTAgttgtaaataataataacaaaatatctcacaaaaaaagggaaatttcagTGTTTGATGTTCAAGTATTTGGTGATTCTAGAGCACATAATTGCTTCTGAAGAGGAATTTGTTCTTCCTATGACATCAAATATCAGTTGGCTCGTCTTTTTTTCCTGGCATCATTAAAGTTTGGTGATATTCTTGCCCGGTACATAACCCTGCAGGATGTACTCTCTCCAAATTCAGGTCCTGTTACTTTCATTAGACACTTAACTGGAGATGGTTCCCATGACCTAGACGATTAGACTTCAAACTATCTGCCAAGCACAGCTCAGCTACGGTCTGCTTTGTGAGTAAATACTTGCTAGAGACAAATTCTCATGAAGCCCAGTGCCCATTGCTTGATGAGCTCTTTGTGGAACGTGCCAGAGTCAATAAGAAAGACGGGGGCCCTCCAGATTGAGGGCTTCCATCCATATGGCTGTATTCATGAATGAACTCAGGTCCCTTAACCGCTGATGGCTACTCTCCATAGTCTTCTCActctaaaaacaaaattgaaaaatttaactatattttaactataagggaactatatttaatactttgtaatgacctttaatagaaaagaatatgaaaaggaatatatatatatgtatatgtattaaagtcactatgctgtacaccagaaattaacacaatattgtaaatcaactatactttaatttaaaaaaatactcaagcTTCATGTTTATAAAAATCAAGTAGCAACTTCTTGCAGCCTTGAACCCTGAGAATATAAATCTCAGCTAAGTGTAATTACAATGATATGGAGCAGAAGTTTAAATATTGGAATTCATTCGCTAATCAGTCACTACCaattacatgaaatatttaaaatatggttataaaaataaggaataagtaattaaatatttaatattttaattgataaaatataaaataagagattTTAGGTTAAATATCTGTAGTCCTATTCAAACTATTAttcaatgcaaataaaaatggtgAGTGAGATATGTAACCTGGACTCTGTGGGactgaaaaaaagaacacagaatgtcacattAAAAGCCATGAGTTAATTCTGCTTTAGTAACTAATGCTAATATCTACACtgtccccagcctcaccccaacACACATTGTTTTCAGAAGTGACTTGAATCTCATTTCAGATTGTTAGTGTagatatggtagttttctttccaGGAATATACTTACAGCCTTCTAAAGAATTTGTGGCAAGACTGTTCTGAGTCATGAATTCACCGTGTAACTGGTTATGACTCCCAAGTTCTGCATCCTTAGGAGAAGATTTTCACATTACTGGTATTGATCCATATCAATGAGCAGTTCATCAATCCTAAAACCCCAGTCCCCAGAGACTGAGAAATTTATGTCACTTTGAGCCTGttcaaatttatttctcttaCCTCTTGAGACCCTTCAATAATTGTATGGTGTAGTTTTCCAGAGTAAAATTGACATCTGTCTCTGATTCCAGGAGTTTGCATGTATTGCAATGGGTGATACTGAACTATTACTTGTATTGATAGATACTGGCATTCCAAGCAATAAAAATGGGAGCCCCTTGCAACGTATCAAATTAGAAGCAAAATCTCCCTCCTTAGACCAGTGAGTGGCTGTATGTGAAAAACTCGAGTACATATTTACTCTGAGCAGAAGGAATCATGCTGTCTCCCCATGAATCTCAGCCCTGTTTGACCTTCTGGCCAAGAACTAGAAGGCCCTGGCTGCTCAGCTCTCTCTGAATTACTCTGTTCTCTCCCTCCCAGAGACATCTCTTACACCAGCATTGCTGCCCTGCCATCCAAAGGCCTGGAACACCTGAAGGAACTGATAGCCAGAAACACTTGGACTCTGAAGAAACTTCCTCTTTCCTTGAGTTTCCTTCACCTCACACGGGCTGACCTTTCTTATCCGAGCCACTGCTGTGCTTTTAAGAATCAGAAGAAAATCAGAGGGTAAGTGGCAGTATCTGGAATAAGTGACAAAAGGCCTTGGTGGAAATTGAATTAATTTCTAGGTTTGGGGAAGAAGCTTTATGGTTTTAAAACCACGTGGGGAAGAATTTGGAAGCATCTGACAGAAACATGAAATTCATGGGACACGATGACTCCATAGGCCAGGAGGCTGCAGATAAGAATAAGGCCAGAGTCACTGAATcgcagcagaggaggggaggagattaGGTGatgatgcaggagacacaggaaTGACCAGATCATGCAGAACCTTCTAGAGATTACACAGACgtgatttctggcctccagacacAACACGTATTTGGTGCCACAACTGTGAGGACTAATTCAGGAACAACGCACGCGTTGGGGTTtgtgccccagctctgccacttcctagctgtgtcaTTCCAGCTTAACCTctcacttaacctccctgagccttcgTACATGGAGATCATAAATGCTGCCACTTACAGAGGTTtcgagaagattaaatgagaaactgGGTTAAAAACACCTATCACAAAGACCTGGAAtgtaagctctcaataaatactAGCTATAATATGTGTAATTTTATAATCAGGCTGTGAAAGAGGGACGGCCTTCTTTTTCTCTCCGTGCTTTCTCTGAATCTTGTCTTCACCTTCACTTTTACGCTGCGTTATTTCCCCCTTTATGTCTCATGCAGTCCCCTGTTCTCTTAACAACACCTTCATTTATCTCTTACTCTTTCTCTCAGTTTCTACATATCATCTGCTGGGTGATTTTCTGCACTCATACTGGCAGTTGGAAATAAGTTGGGATCTAGCTGTGGAGGCAGAAGCAAACAGGAAAGCTGAGTAGCTGTGCAGAGGCGGCCAGTGTGGGCATAACACCTGCAGAAAACtaggagtggggggtggggatgctCTGCTGATACCACGCAGCCCTGAGCAGGAAAGGGCCAGGGATGGGCGGGAGGCTGAACTGCACCTCGAGGGCCGGGTCTAGATTTTTCCTTCATCTCCAAGCAGGTTGGGACAGGTAGTCCGTCAGGCATTTTACCCAGAGCTCAACAGACCAATCTGCTCAGCAGCTGAAGCTAGTTAAAGAATCCCATTTGACGTCAGTCTGTTGggctagaaaaaaaaagaaagaaaactttcttcCATAAGCATGCCTGCACGATAGTGTTCAGATAgtcatttgttcaataaatgtttattgagcatctattatgtgtcTGGCACCATCCTAACCACCACAATGACCAGGACAGACAAGAGCCCTCTTGCATCTTGTTTACATTCTAGTAGGGGAAGtcagaaaagaaacagcaaaggaaTAAGAAAGTATCAGATAGTGCTGTGAGGGAAACATACACAAGGGTCAGACAATTTAAGAAGACGAAGGAAGGCTCTTCTCAGGAAAGAACATTTGTGTTTAAAACGGAGTAATGAGTAGAGGTAGTCATGAGTGTTTTAGGCAAAGGGGACATGGAGTTCTAAAGCTCtgaataggaataataataatggtaacaaTAACTAACATACACATGGCACTAACAGGTGCTGTtgtaagagttttaaaataataagctcATCTAATCCTTTAACAACCCTATAGGAAATAGATACTGTCGctatcccattttacaaatgaatgaaCCAATGTCCATAGACCTTCCCCAGGTGAAACAGCTGGAAAATGGTAGAATCAGGTCCTAACTTAGGCAGACTGGCTCCAGCagccatgggttttttttttttttttttttttaatcactgctgTTCTTGAACTGATTGCTGATGAGAGATAAGGGCCAGTGTCCCTGGACCACATTTGGAGAGGGGAGAAACAGGAAATGATGCAGGAGAGACAGGTCTGACCAGATCATATAAAATCTTGTAGAATTATGTATATCATACTAAGTGGTAAGAGATGTGGGGACCATTAATGGATTTTCAGCAAGTGGTGACTTGTATCTGCTGCCTTGCAGAATCCTTGAGTCTTTAATGTGTAACGAGAGCACTATTCGGAGCCTGCGTCAGAGGAAGTCTGTGAATGCTTTAAATGGCCCCTTCTACCAAGAATATGAAGAGGATCTGGGTGACAGCAGTGCTGGGTACAAGGAAAACTCCAAGTTCCAGGATACCCACAGCAACTCTCATtattatgtcttctttgaagaacaAGAGGATGAGATCATCGGTTTTGGCCAAGAGCTCAAAAACCCCCAGGAGGAGACCCTGCAGGCCTTTGACAGCTATTACGACTACACCGTGTGTGGGGACAGCGAAGACATGGTGTGCACTCCCAAGTCGGATGAGTTCAACCCGTGCGAAGACATAATGGGCTACAAGTTCCTAAGAATCGTAGTGTGGTTTGTTAGTCTGCTGGCTCTCCTGGGCAACGTCTTTGTCCTGGTCATCCTCCTCACCAGCCACTACAAACTGACTGTCCCACGCTTTCTCATGTGCAACTTGGCCTTCGCGGACTTCTGCATGGGGATGTATCTGCTTCTCATCGCCTCTGTGGACCTCTACACTCAGTCTGAGTACTATAACCACGCCATTGACTGGCAGACAGGCCCCGGGTGCAACACAGCTGGCTTCTTCACCGTCTTTGCCAGTGAGTTGTCGGTGTATACACTGACGGTCATCACCCTGGAGCGCTGGCACGCCATCACCTTCGCCATGCGCCTGGACCGGAAGATCCGCCTCAGGCACGCCTGCGCCATCATGGTTGGGGGCTGGGTTTGCTGCTTCCTGCTCGCCCTGTTCCCTTTGGTGGGAATAAGCAGCTATGCGAAGGTCAGCATCTGCCTGCCCATGGACACTGAGACTCCGCTTGCCCTGGCCTATATTATCCTTGTTTTGTTGCTCAACATAGTTGCCTTTATCATCGTCTGCTGCTGTTACGTGAAGATCTACATCACAGTCCGAAATCCCCAGTACAACCCAggagacaaagacaccaaaattGCCAAAAGGATGGCTGTATTGATCTTCACTGACTTCATCTGCATGGCCCCAATCTCATTCTACGCTCTGTCAGCACTTATGAACAAGCCTCTCATCACTGTGACCAACTCCAAAATCCTGCTGGTTCTCTTCTATCCACTTAACTCCTGTGCCAATCCATTCCTCTATGCCATTTTCACC
This DNA window, taken from Camelus dromedarius isolate mCamDro1 chromosome 5, mCamDro1.pat, whole genome shotgun sequence, encodes the following:
- the TSHR gene encoding thyrotropin receptor isoform X1, translated to MERYSLGDPRKMRPTPLLQLALLLALARSLRGKGCPSPPCRCRQEDDFRVTCKDIHRIPSLPPSTQTLKFIETHLKTIPSRAFSDLPNISRIYLSIDATLQRLESHSFYNLSKMTHIEIRNTRSLTYIDPGALKELPLLKFLGIFNTGLRVFPDLTKVYSTDVFFILEITDNPYMTALPVNAFQGLCNETLTLKLYNNGFTSVQGHAFNGTKLDAVYLNKNKYLTVIDKDAFGGVYSGPTLLDISYTSIAALPSKGLEHLKELIARNTWTLKKLPLSLSFLHLTRADLSYPSHCCAFKNQKKIRGILESLMCNESTIRSLRQRKSVNALNGPFYQEYEEDLGDSSAGYKENSKFQDTHSNSHYYVFFEEQEDEIIGFGQELKNPQEETLQAFDSYYDYTVCGDSEDMVCTPKSDEFNPCEDIMGYKFLRIVVWFVSLLALLGNVFVLVILLTSHYKLTVPRFLMCNLAFADFCMGMYLLLIASVDLYTQSEYYNHAIDWQTGPGCNTAGFFTVFASELSVYTLTVITLERWHAITFAMRLDRKIRLRHACAIMVGGWVCCFLLALFPLVGISSYAKVSICLPMDTETPLALAYIILVLLLNIVAFIIVCCCYVKIYITVRNPQYNPGDKDTKIAKRMAVLIFTDFICMAPISFYALSALMNKPLITVTNSKILLVLFYPLNSCANPFLYAIFTKAFQRDVFILLSKLGICKRKAQVYRGQRVSPKNVTGIQVQKVTQDRRQNLPNMQDDYELLENSHLTPNKWDQISKGYEQTAL